tttcttgtgggtTTGGGATGGACAAAATGATGGATGAACTGTTATAAATGTCTGCTTTGTTTCATTGACCCGCTTAAGGATCATTAGAAGTTGAGTGTTTGAGATAGTGACGTTATTGATGGGCTGCTAGCTGTGCAGAAAGTAGTTGCATCAAGCACCTAGTTGTGGGATTCCTAAATTTTCCAACTTTATTGAGTTTATTATTGGACAAATAATcctttttgttaatattttaacatattttgttGAATAACTTCATTTTCCATAAAGTTTGTGATTATTATTCTGAATAGGTATTGTTGGCATGTTATTTAGTTCTTAACTTATCTTGAGTTTTTGTTCAGGTTATGCCCTATTCTCGATTATTTGGACTCCAATTGATTAGTTAGAGGAAAAATATGCTTCATTTTATCCTGGAAAGATCAGAAAACTTGTTTGAAGTATTTAGGGGAATATCTGAAGTTGTGTATCTGTGTTCTTGATCTGCAGATTCAATTGGTAAGGATTGAGTTGAGAGTGCCTGAATATGGTTGGACAACACAGAAAGTTTTCCATCTTATGAACTTCATTGTAAATGGAGGTAATATTTCTGGGCTGGTGATGCTGGAATCGTTGATATACTTTATCATTTGgatattatttcattatttggtTTCTTTTCTTATGTTGCAGTACGTGCagttgtatttggatttcacaAGCAAGTATTTGTATTGCACCCAAAGGTTGGTTTGTTGAAGTTTCGAGAAATGCCATTGTGGAGCTCAAAAAACTTTAACCTAACAATCTAATGCGATGTAACACTTACATTGATTTTGAGTTTGTACAGTAACAGTTCCAGGATATGAATGATCTgcaaatttttcttattttggtCAGACATGGTGTCACTTCACATAGTTTCTAAAAAGTATCAAACAATGGTAGAGGAAATTACTAAACTCAGCTCCACTCTTGGGCTTAGTTAAAAGATACAAGCATGTTCGtttacctttttattttcagaaataTAAAGTTTAGGACATTTTTCTTAGAAGCTCAACCTCCTTCATGGTCAAAAGTTGCCTAGTTTCAACTGAAATGTTCTGTCAGAACAACTCAGCTCAACATCGATTTCTTCTCAAAAGATTCCATGATATAATGTAAACTGTACAATTTGCTTGCTTTGCTGGGTGGGAGCTTagatataaaaggaaaaaaatgagactAGTTGGAGTAAATAATGTTCTCTCCAAGCATCAAGTATAGTGTACTGACATAGAGCTGATGTATGTTGAACCAGGTTCTAGTTTTGGTCTTACTGGATCTTCCAGgtcttctatttttctctacATACACACTCCTTGTCCTTTTTTGGGCAGAGATATATCACCAGGCAAGTAAATGTTCCTCTCTCTGTTGCAAAAAGGGATTTCTGTTATCAGAATATAAGGCCAGTTTTACACTCCAATGAGGTGTAGAACTTTGTGGGTGTGGGGAAATATTAACCTTTTTGGTACCAAATGGACAGGCAAGAAGTTTACCGACCGATAAGCTCAAGATTGTTTATATTTCAGTTAATGCTGGAGTGTATTTTATACAGGTATGATCAATCGCTCACTTTATGATGCTGCATGAGTTGCATCATAGATGTACCAATTAGCTCACAGATATCTGGAATCTGCTGCAGAAATATAATCTTCTAAGAATATCCTTTTgttttatctaaaaaaaaaaaaaaaagaatatcattTTGGTTATGGCATGTTTAATTGCATGTGGTTCCATCATGAcagccatttttttttcttttttgttcttgtatctgtcatttcttcttctcctcttcctccttTTTCTCTGTCagtttttttctcccttttgaTTGCAtggttttttccttttatattttcttctgaTAAAAGGATTCATTTTGTGCTCTATGGGTCTACACAAACATCTTGCTAATGAAGCCTATGCTATGTCGAACATGGGCAGACTACCCCCGAACTTCCAATGATTCCTgctcttttaatttctttcatttcatatAACATTCCCATATGCCATAcctcttatttcattttcggGATGCATGCCATTGTAGCAAAAACAGCCCCAACCAAGCTCCTAAGGGTCACTTCAGATATTTTActtgattttaaaaagaatCTGACCAAAGTGAGGCTTTGGCATCAGGTTTGCATCTGGATATACCTTTGGATTGATAACAACAGCGTTGTCGAATGCATTGGAAAGATATTTGTTGCAGGTTAGGCCTTGTGTCCAACTATGCTGCAACTTTCACAAGTTCTATTTTCCTACAGATTAACACCTCATTTGCCTCCTAAATATACATGTCGTACATTTTAGGTATTGCTTCTTCCATTTGATCAGCTGTGCTTATTTTatcacttattattattattttttttccagcgGTATCAATTATAGCTGCATTGGGTTTCTTGCTATATGGAGGAAGGTGAGAGTTCACTGTTCAGCATCATGCTGATCTTTTCAGTATTTTCTGTTCAGTGCATGTGACCTTTATCAATTATTGGTACCTGTTGGTGTCTGTCTTTGGGGCTTTATATCTGCATTTTTGCTGTTGTATTGACATACAAAATGCTTATAGGTTATTTTTCATGTTGAGACGCTTTCCAATCGAATCAaaagggagaagaaagaagCTTCATGAGGTAGGGTGCCTCCGCAGTTCACACTAGTTGTCTAATGGACTGTGAAAATGATTAACAGATTTGTTACTTCACTTCTTCTTTGGGTATTATGTTTGTATGTCAAATATCTTATTGGCATGTTTTGGGGTAACTGAACGTAACCAATTTCCATGTACATGGGGTGACAATCATATACTTTTAGATCTAATATGAAACAGTGCTCGATATTTTTTGTATAACTTGATTGAATTTGAGTAAACGTGACAGAATATGATtccaatttatatatgtatatttagtAGTTTACAGTGGGATCAGCGATAAGAAGTGTTCTagttcaaatccttttttttcttttgaaaagtaaccaaaataacattaaaagTGCAATTATGACAGTGAAGTACACAGGAAGATCAATCAGTATTAATTCACTAATCTACACTACTGTACCGTTTGAAGAACCTCTGCCCCTATTATCGTCCATTTAGAAGATATTTGATCACTTAGGTGGTTGCAAGTTTGAAACAACCCCAATTGGACCACTTTATATGCAAATTGTTTTGTGTGCCCCTTTGTATATTTAATGTTTTGGTTTATAATAGGCTATAGCTATGCATTGtatcaattattctactcaGAAATTGAGACTATTAGATCTATTCATTGGTTGATATAcatttatatgtatgtatgtatgaatataTGTTTAGTAGTTCAGATGCATAAAAATGACTAACACATATTTCATTATAATGAAACACGACTTCTTGTGAGTTTTTCTTAATTGACCTTTCTTGTCACTATAGTCAGTGGTATATTGCTTTTTTATCAAAGTTGAAtgataaataattgaattatcTGGTTGGGTGGTGTTTTGTCTGGTTGTCCTTGCCTCCAAAGTAGATCCTTTTAAGTTTCTACTATGTAACTACTTATCTAAAACAAGTTTCTACTATGTAACTCCccctagcaaaaaaaaaaaaaaaagtatttcaaTTTGAACTAGATTTTATTAACATAAATTGTGCCCCTTTTTTGTTATTGCAGGTTGGATCTGTTACAGCCATATGTTTCACTTGCTTTCTTATAAGATGCTTTGTTGTaagtatcaaaaaaattttttgcACTTCTTTTCTTTAGGACTTCAGAATACATGAAATTGTAGTGCTATGGAAAACGACAACTCTTTCTGCCTGTCTCATGCACCACAGTGTACATCAGTGGACCTGTTATTATTTAAATCTTGTTCTGGTTCTAACCCCTAGTGGTTGACCcaagtggtaaaggctttgGGCTTGGGGGTTTCCTCCCCCCAGGTCTAAGATTCAAATCcctttgggtgcaaacaatctctataGGCCATCGGGTTACGggattttctccttgaattactcgagatgcacttgtgggaaactccttgctgagAGCCTGTGCACCCTTGGGATTAGTTCGGATGTTATTCATGGACATCCGGTgccactcaaaaaaaaaaaatcttgttctGGTTCTAAATCCAAAGAGTTGCAATggttatttttatcaaaaaaaaaaaaaaaagagttgaaaTTTCAAACTGACTgtataagaaattatttttatgaactgGCGTGCTGCATTAGATATTTTTGAAACAGTGCAATTTTTTCTGCAAATCTCAAAACCTAGTTTCATCTACTTTATTTGTTCCTATTGCGTTTCTACAGACACTAGTAGCTTCTCTTTCTTGATTTGATGTGATATCGATGAGACCAACTTTCAATTTTGTTCGTAATAATTGGAAATTGAAATCTTATTTCGTAATTTCTAAAGCATTTTATATGAGGATGTTGAGATggattaaataaatgaaatgtaTTAATTGGTAATGGATGCATCTAGGCGCAGCAAAATAGTAGCATCATTCGACTTAGAAACTAAGagttaacttttatttattttgcaaaaCCTTAATAAGATGGCATgtgtatttacaattttaggTCACGAGCATGTAACATCTGGCTTTGATTAAGCCTGTAGGATGAGCTGAAGTTACATTTTACTGTTGATTTTCCAGGTTCAATTTGAAATTGACTAGATAATATAGTAGGATGTGAGTGTAAGGATAGCTAGCTGATCTAGACTGTTCATCGTATCAGCTCCTGAAACTTCATCTAGGCACAAATGAACTTGGGACATTTCTCCATTGTAATTGTTTGTTTTAATGAAATGAGGACAATTATAAGATTATAAAGTTGTTTACATATGTTTTGTACCCGTTGTTGCTATCTTAAGTATAAATGTGCTTCTAACTTCAATAAAAAATGCAGGTTGTTTTATCTGCATTTGATTCAGATGCATCACTTGATGTCTTGGATCATCCCGTTTTGAACTTGATCTACTACATGGTAGTCAGCAAGCTTGTTATTTTGATAACCTTTGCctttttcatctctctctctctctctctctctctctctctctctctctctctctctctctctctcttctatctAAATTTGGAAATTTTGTGGTTCAAACAGTTGGTCGAAATCCTCCCTTCGGCTCTAGTCCTCTACATCCTGCGGAAGTTGCCTCCCAAGAGAATATCAGCTCAATATCATCCCATCCGTTGATAACGGTGCATGATCTTGGATCTCGGTGTTCATTTGCCCCatcaaaaatgatttttcttattgAGTTAGTTCCTACAAGAGTTGAGCAGTAGAAGGAGAgccaagaaaatgaaaaatccaGATGTTTAGTATTCTGGTATGGCTCATGATGCCGgcaattcttttttcttttttccttgtaTATTACAAAGCTTTTTCCCCTTTTCTGGAGGGGAATCATTTCTTCAATTCTCCTTGGGTCGTGAATTCAAGAACCGGATATGTGATATTTTGGTCCCATTTAGTTTTTGGAGTTTTGATGCTGTAGGTCTCAATTTAGTATGTGGTTGGCCTTCAAATCTCATGGTGTCTGCCGaacaattttttataagtatatattaatttgtctccctataTTACATTCCACATTATTTATGTACAGGTAGGGAAGCCACCTCCGCTTGCCCCAAAAAGTTCAAATTATACTGTTGAGTTGAGcagtggaggtggaggtggacgTGTCCGTGCACTCCATCAATGAAGCCCTcttaaaaatttgtattttggATCAAATCTGAGTTTCTGAGatcaaacttattatatatactcaAGATTGATTAGAATTTGTACCCTAAATCACATGTTCCCAGCATGTAAGATGTATAAAAGGAGCCAAATGCCCAAAAAGAATTGGAATATCTGAACTATTCAAATCAACAAGCTCCCACCCCATCCCCCAAAAATGGAAACGCACAACTTCCATCGGTGAAATGTAACCCCTCGTCTCTGCCCTCTTCCCATTCTGCGAGGGAGTGTGTAGTGTTGTACGCTAGTACCCATTGTTCACCTACTGGGAAAATGTGCCACAGATGGATCTATCACATTGTTTAATCCTTGGTGCCTAGTCTACGGGTGGTGAGGGggaaaaaatttgagaattctTGATCACAGCGACCTCATAATGGTTGATGTATCGCgttttgaatgatttttttttttattattattcaaatagttgattaataaaattacttaaaatgtGTCACATTAATTACTATAATTGAAAAGGATaattgttaaaagaaaaaaggttgTAAGTTTATTCTTTGACTATTTATCTTCAGGAGCAGACTGTAGAAGAACAATAACCAGAAGCCGAATTAATACTTTTCCCGTCTTTATTGAACAAATTAACCAGAAATGAAGCCCAGACTTCCAGAAAAAGAGATGGAAACAGCATGACAAATCAAAACAGGCAacagaaacaagaaaattttcTGTAATTTTGGCTAAAACCTTTTATGGTATGTTTGCTAAACCTTAAATTCAACAAATGCAAAAAAGCAATTAGCATGTCAGTGTATACTTCAATATATTACAGAGGCCACCATCTATCTTCTAATTGATGCTTGCCGTTTCCAATGCCAGATCAGTAACCTGAGGTCTAGCCACCATAAACTTAGCAATCATATTCAACCTTGGAGGACATCATCTGCAGGTGGTGGAGCAAATTGCACATTTGCAGGCCGTGCCACAACAACATACTCATCTGCAAATAGAGCTTTAATAAATGATGGAGTTCTTAAAGGCCGGCGATCTGTCATTCGTGGATACACATCTTCAAGAAAATAGTAGGCATGGCCAGCAATCATTccctgaaaaaggaaaaagaaaaaaagttcaaCATAGAAAGGCCAGAAGGGGGGAGGGAGTTTAAAGGATGCATATAAAGGGGTGACAAATGGAGTCTATATATTAACCAAAGATAATATGCGAAGCAACATATCACACCCTCTGGGTTTTTTCATCCTTACAAAATTGGCTCCAAATCATCCACCTACGGATTATAGTGATTTTAGGCAAGGTCCCAGCAGGCGTCTAATTCTCTACTAAGGTCTAGGCTTCTCCCATTATGAAAGCGATGCATtaggagaaaataaaattatagaggGAAACTAGACATCTAGCGGTTCATGCCAATGTTAAGGCAAGGCTTTGCTGCATTTTTAGAGTAGGCATATAAATTTGATAGTTCAGCTTCAGTGCAGATTCTCACCAGTAGATCCACCCATGCACTAGCACCAACAAGAACAGAGAATCCCAAAAGAACCTGCaggaaaacaaggaaaaaagcATTACAAACTTAATTAGGTAGGAAAAGGTTAACTACAGTAAAGAACCTTATAATGAAATAGCCTATCTCAGATTAATTTCGAATAATGAATGAGCAACAAGATACATAGCATTGGAaccattttaattataaatttcagcaCGATCCTAATTCAACAAGATAATGCGATCAGTTATCAAAGCATACTCACCCATGGTAGATAAGCCGCTGTGAAAGTAAAAAGGCCCAAGAAACTCATATGTATGAAAGGATTTTGCTTGCTCCACACATAGACCTGTAAAATAGGTAAGAGTGACAAGGCTATTTAAAAAAGTACAATCCCTTTGGCCTAATTGGAGACATGAATCACTAAACTTATCAAACAAGGAAGAAAGCTAATGAAAGCAAATGTCAATAATAACTTCCGTCCTACCATGACTGTTAGATAGCATTCCTATAAACAAAAGTTACTACTTAATAGTAATTCAGTAAGAGTAGCAACCATAtgattaaacaatttttttgataaatatgatAAACCAAATTAAAAGAACTAACCATCATGAATGTCAATGAATTGCTAAggaatataatttttgcaaaCGACTCTGACAAATAAGGTATAGTGCCCCCGATAAGAACAATTCCAGTTAAAACAGTGGCACCAAATAACAGCATGTAAAAGAAATCAGCTGTCCTTCCCCTGAATGAGTTCTCTTCAAGGAGCTTGCAGTATCGAGCAAGAAAGAACATATGAAACAAAAAGTCCAAGTCTGCAGTAACAAGTTATAAATCACGTTAAAATGACAGAAATTGTTTATTACAAGGCCTCAATTGGATTTCAAACAACCAACCTACTGTTGGAAAcaaacacattaaaataaatgcaTCAGGACAATGTATAATCTGACTGCGACAAATTAATAGCATCACTGATTCATTGGACAGCAGAAAACATAAACAGATTATTGTGTTCAGAGAGATCATTAGAGAAAGTGGAGAGGGTGCCTGATGGCAGAAGCCCATCATGTCAAAATCTGCAGCAGTTTGATTACAATATGCTAAATCCTCAATTAAAACTTGAGCTGCCAATCCAGCTTCATCAAGTTAAAAACAATTACAACCCAGGCACATTGCCACTTTGCCTATAGATTCCCGCTTCAAGttaaaaaagttttacaaaattttcttaaGGAGAACTTTAAAAGGAAGGAATTTTAAAGAACCAAGGGGAAAAAATCACCAAGACTGATCAAAATGACCAACTACATTCACCACATAATGCATCACAAGAGGATTGAATCAACCCACTGAGGCTATCAAATTGAAAACTTATCACTAATATCTAATTGAGAATTCACGTGTCTGTGGGCGTGTTCATTTGGAGATAATAAGAGATTGGCAGATGAGTACCCAATGCAGGCTTCTTACATTATCATATGGTTACGTGATTGGAGTTAAGTTGCTAAAAATAATTGCTCACAGACCACAGCCATGGCATTTACGGCAAACAAGTTCAACTAATAAACATTCTTTCAAGATTTCTTCTCTTGGATAGGATCTTGCAGCTTCATCGTCGTCAAATAAAATAGTATGAAAACCTAAACTGAAaacaatataatttaattaccGAGAATAAACATTGAAAGATTGAAGCTGAAAAGAGTTACCCATCTTCCGGAAGTACAAGAAATTGGTGATGAGACGCCAGAACTCATATTGCTTGACCACTAGCACTGGATTCAAGTACAGCTTATATGGTGATATTATCTGCaagattttaaaacaaaacccaaCTAAAAACTCAGAAGGAAAAGCCAAAACTTCCCGGAATTGAAAAAAGATTCAATTAAAACAACATAAACAATCAAACCCAGTAGCATTATAAAATGGATAGGTATCAATTACACATCTTCTAGTTAATCATTCAGATCATCCAAGAGGTTCCGGAATAAAAAATTTGCCACAACCCAATTGAGAAGCAAGGAGTAGAACcaaaaatttcatgattttgaATAAACCCAGAACCAAGCCATACAACCCATCAGCCCAAGAGAAAACCGAAAAAGTCctatacgagagagagagagagagagagagagagagagagagagagagagagagagagagagagagagagatatacgTCGAGGGAGCAACCGACGGTGGTGACAATAACGGCTGTGAGATACGAGCGGGTGATGACAGGCATCTGCTTATACCATTCCTCGACTGCCTGAGCCATTCTAATCCCCCACTCCCAATTTCTGATCAAAATTTTCACGACGAAATGTTCTGAGATTACCAATATAATGCAATAAATAATCCGGAAATCAGGAGCTTTTTGGGTTTGGGAATATGGAAACACGGAGAGAAAGAGGACGAAGGGGAGAGAGGAGCGCCTGGGAACATAAAGGACTACTCTGTGTCTTGGATCGTTGGATTTATCTGTGATGACAAGAGGAGGCGAATCAGCGAATGCGTGTTAAGCACGTACCAATCAACTGCTTTGTTAAAACAATTGATCCGAGACTGAGATTCCGAGGCCTGAAATTCGCCAGCTATCAGACGGCCGATTGAAGGGGAGAGAACGGGCCGATGTGGACGGCACTTTTATGGCCCACATGTGGATATTCTCCCGAGTTTGAATTAGagtcaaaatttgaaaatctgACTCAAATTCCGATTCCGCTTTAATGTTGgagttaagaatttttttttttgagaagtcatattatatatattttataaaaatatatgtattttttaatatattaatcatatataaatataataacatgtaataatgatatataaatatcaaaatatataataacatgtaatattgtaatactaatatataataacatgtaacactaatAGATAAACACTAatacataaatttataataatatgtaatactaaagtataaagtcttgatgatataaattttatataattatatctaacaaagttatatagttagttaaactcaagttattataattttttcaggcacaacttggaagttgaaatatttggaagtttgtaacatttaatttattttggttcATTTGTTGGGCatttataagtttataatttggaagtttgtaatttaatttattttagtgtatttgGAAGTTTGTAATTTGTTGTTGTCGGAAACAATTTGGTTGGCACTTAGAAAATGTTAGATTTCTTATATTGCCAGAATGGAAACTTAGAAAATGTTTGTTGtaatagtgataaataaatattaatatgatggATGTGGATGATAGGTGGTGGTGTGAATGTTTATTGTAGTGATTAGTTGGATGTGGGTGATGGATGATGAGAATACTTGTAACAAcaagattttctttttattttttattttttatttttaattttttaaagcatACAAGCATGTTACTTGTTTTTAGttagttgtattttttgttataatcaaaagtgaattattttgtttagattgtaatttttgaaaaaattgaaatttaaaagtccatgtaattttattttaatttttaaaaaataaagtaggccaaatatgaaattaaaaaaaataataaaaaaagaagctcAAAATCCGACTCCACTACGACTTGGTCAGTGCTTAGCTCTAGTATGATAGATATTCAAGTAGATTTTAtaagaagaaatttatattttgatatgattttatataataacagtaaaagtatatttaatatataatatataatatcgttaatttataaatttattttaatataatttctttttaactaaaatatctATCAAAAAAGTATAACAACCTCGTACTGACATTTTTTTCGTGAATAATATacaaaataagtaatattatatatagttatgaatTGGATAagtattgtatattttttttaaaaagagtgaaatatattattaaaaatttatttttcatgtaattctcatatttattattttttttttaaattacgtGGTACTTATATACTctataatgataaatataattttttgtacaaAATATAAGATCTAtaaattctctatttttttaaaagaaattttattcatcatttttacatcgcaaataatttttaattttttttattattaaatatgcagtatataaatgataagtataaaaacttaattaatttaaaaaaatatataataaaaataaataaataaatataatacgaAATGATGACCATCAAAATAGTCTGCCGAAGTGAATCCAGTTGATCTGACCCGAATAATCTGAAACGGGTTGCCGCTACTGGGCCTAGGACACTGCCCAAGTGACGATCTTCTTCAAGTTCAAAGCTCCAGAACAATCTACTCCGAGTCCGCCACGCGAACAGATCACcttcctttttttaatataaaaataataatcttaaaTAACTGATCCATCTATCCCGCACAATCACACCTTTCCTCTCCCTAGGGTTAGGTTCAGAACAAAACGCACCGCACCGCCTCTCGCTGCCGAAATGATGCAACCTGCTCCGACAGGCGTGGCTCCGCCAACAATGCCCCATCAACCACAGCAATACCCTCCACCGCAACAACAATCACCATACATGATGATGCCGCCACCGGCTGCTCAGGCACCACCCCAGATGTGGCCGCCGCAGCAGGTCCAGCCACAGCCCCAGCATCCCCAGCCTACCAGCGCCGAAGAGGTCCGCACCCTCTGGATCGGGGACCTCCAGTACTGGATGGACGAGAACTATCTCTTCACTTGTTTCGCTCAGTCCGGCGAGGTACAAGCTACAACTTTTACCCTTCCCAGTCAACCTTCATGTTTTCATGTTTATATATTATCATTCTTTCGGGTTTTTAAGTTCTACGATTGCCGTGCATCCTAGTGTTTTCCTTTTAAGTGTTTAATCTGTTGCCTCAACGGCTCTTTGTGGTATAATTTGGATCCCGtcgaatttttcttattttttggtaGTAAAACATTGTTTTATTGTGCAATTTTCCTGGGGTGGTGTTGTGTCTTATTGGCATGTTTTCGGTGTGTAAAAAAGGTTGGCCTTTTTCTTTCTACTCTCTGAATATACGGTTACCAAGCCTTTTGCGTATTCTATCAATAAGATATTTTCAAatactcataaaaataaatatggtgaACTTGGAAAATTATTGTTCACGCATCAGGAGTGTTATATCTTCATTGTTCAAATTGTAACTTGTAAGTCATGATGATACAAAAAGTTGAAGGTGAGAGGATTCCTGGATTTGtactttgtttttttgtaattatgaaAGATGCTTGTGCTTGCAGGTCATCTCGGTGAAAGTGATCCGTAATAAGCAGACTGGTCAGTCAGAGGGTTATGGCTTTGTTGAGTTTTCATCCCGTGCTGGGGCAGAGAGAGTGCTTCAAACGTATAATGGCACTATAATGCCAAATGGCGGGCAGAACTTCAGACTCAACTGGGCAACTTTTGGTTCGAGTGAGAGGCGATCAGATGATACTTCTGATTTCACGATATTTGTGGGTGATTTGGCTCCTGATGTTACTGATTACATGTTACAAGAGACCTTCAGGGCACGTTATCCATCAGTTAAGGGTGCAAAGGTTGTAATTGATAGGCTCACTGGTAGGACAAAAGGCTATGGCTTTGTTAGATTTGGAGATGAAGGTGAGCAATTGCGAGCTATGACGGAGATGAATGGAGTTCTTTGTTCTTCAAGGCCTATGCGAATTGGTCCGGCTACAAACAAAAATACTGTTGGAGGTCAGCAACCAAAAGGTACTTAAGACATGTAATGGTTTTATCTTGTTGGTTATTTTTTCAATGGCCTTAGCCTTAGGCTCTAAGTCTGTTCTGTTAAGAGAAAATCAATAATCAGATGATTTTGATGGCAATACTCTTGGCCAGTATTCGTTTGCTTTAAATGTTTGTCGGTAGTTTGTATCTGCTACATTCAAATGACGAGATTGAAATTTTCAATTGATTTTATGGTTTAGTTTGCTTCCTTTGGGTTTGCTAATTTTTCCATTGACATTATGGCTAAACATTGGTTAAGTTTGTTACCTTTCAGTTATGCACTTGAAGATATGCAGCACTTTCGAAAGTCATTTCCTTCCTGTACTC
This genomic interval from Carya illinoinensis cultivar Pawnee chromosome 10, C.illinoinensisPawnee_v1, whole genome shotgun sequence contains the following:
- the LOC122279239 gene encoding derlin-2.2-like isoform X2, giving the protein MSSGVSSPISCTSGRWVTLFSFNLSMFILDLDFLFHMFFLARYCKLLEENSFRGRTADFFYMLLFGATVLTGIVLIGGTIPYLSESFAKIIFLSNSLTFMMVYVWSKQNPFIHMSFLGLFTFTAAYLPWVLLGFSVLVGASAWVDLLGMIAGHAYYFLEDVYPRMTDRRPLRTPSFIKALFADEYVVVARPANVQFAPPPADDVLQG
- the LOC122279238 gene encoding tobamovirus multiplication protein 1 isoform X1, with amino-acid sequence MTRMPLGLRPVEDLGALFPEWWDKINDSTRWQDGIFYTLCAAYALVSSVALIQLVRIELRVPEYGWTTQKVFHLMNFIVNGVRAVVFGFHKQVFVLHPKVLVLVLLDLPGLLFFSTYTLLVLFWAEIYHQARSLPTDKLKIVYISVNAGVYFIQVCIWIYLWIDNNSVVECIGKIFVAAVSIIAALGFLLYGGRLFFMLRRFPIESKGRRKKLHEVGSVTAICFTCFLIRCFVVVLSAFDSDASLDVLDHPVLNLIYYMLVEILPSALVLYILRKLPPKRISAQYHPIR
- the LOC122279238 gene encoding tobamovirus multiplication protein 1 isoform X2: MTRMPLGLRPVEDLGALFPEWWDKINDSTRWQDGIFYTLCAAYALVSSVALIQLVRIELRVPEYGWTTQKVFHLMNFIVNGVRAVVFGFHKQVFVLHPKVLVLVLLDLPGLLFFSTYTLLVLFWAEIYHQARSLPTDKLKIVYISVNAGVYFIQVCIWIYLWIDNNSVVECIGKIFVAAVSIIAALGFLLYGGRLFFMLRRFPIESKGRRKKLHEVVLSAFDSDASLDVLDHPVLNLIYYMLVEILPSALVLYILRKLPPKRISAQYHPIR
- the LOC122279047 gene encoding polyadenylate-binding protein RBP45-like; this encodes MMQPAPTGVAPPTMPHQPQQYPPPQQQSPYMMMPPPAAQAPPQMWPPQQVQPQPQHPQPTSAEEVRTLWIGDLQYWMDENYLFTCFAQSGEVISVKVIRNKQTGQSEGYGFVEFSSRAGAERVLQTYNGTIMPNGGQNFRLNWATFGSSERRSDDTSDFTIFVGDLAPDVTDYMLQETFRARYPSVKGAKVVIDRLTGRTKGYGFVRFGDEGEQLRAMTEMNGVLCSSRPMRIGPATNKNTVGGQQPKASYQNSQGAQNENDPNNTTIFVGNLDPNVTDDLLRQVFSQYGQLVHVKIPSGKRCGFVQFVDRSCADEALRMLNGTQLGGQNIRLSWGRSPSNKQTGISAGVQPQPDPNQWNGGYYGYAYGHEGYGYAPAPQDPNVYGYSYGNYQQQPPQQQAGYS
- the LOC122279239 gene encoding derlin-2.2-like isoform X1, encoding MAQAVEEWYKQMPVITRSYLTAVIVTTVGCSLDIISPYKLYLNPVLVVKQYEFWRLITNFLYFRKMDLDFLFHMFFLARYCKLLEENSFRGRTADFFYMLLFGATVLTGIVLIGGTIPYLSESFAKIIFLSNSLTFMMVYVWSKQNPFIHMSFLGLFTFTAAYLPWVLLGFSVLVGASAWVDLLGMIAGHAYYFLEDVYPRMTDRRPLRTPSFIKALFADEYVVVARPANVQFAPPPADDVLQG